In a genomic window of Arthrobacter woluwensis:
- a CDS encoding TetR/AcrR family transcriptional regulator, with amino-acid sequence MPKVSDEHREKQRQRILEAALTCVARKGFASTSMSDIIAEAGLSAGAVYVYYRSKEQLTIDVGRKVLGERVAMLEEYLGHDQVPAPVEVIPAFLEQMPENGFFPGVAVQVWGEAIHSPALAETAEKLIGEIGGHFADYFAAWFRQSRGLGEREAQAEGRRVAPAVLGMVQGYMVQSVFLDDGARARYREAVAVVVGGL; translated from the coding sequence ATGCCGAAGGTCAGCGACGAGCACCGCGAGAAGCAGCGGCAGAGGATTCTGGAGGCTGCGCTGACGTGTGTGGCGCGGAAGGGGTTCGCGTCGACGTCGATGTCGGACATCATTGCGGAGGCGGGGCTGTCCGCCGGCGCCGTGTACGTGTACTACCGCAGCAAGGAGCAGCTGACGATCGACGTCGGGCGGAAGGTGCTCGGCGAGCGGGTCGCCATGCTGGAGGAGTACCTGGGCCACGACCAGGTGCCCGCGCCGGTGGAGGTCATCCCGGCGTTCCTCGAACAGATGCCCGAGAACGGCTTCTTCCCCGGCGTCGCCGTGCAGGTCTGGGGCGAGGCGATCCACTCGCCGGCGCTGGCCGAGACGGCGGAGAAGCTCATCGGCGAGATCGGCGGTCACTTCGCCGACTACTTCGCCGCCTGGTTCCGCCAGTCGCGCGGGCTGGGGGAGCGCGAGGCCCAGGCCGAGGGCCGTCGCGTGGCGCCCGCCGTGTTAGGGATGGTGCAGGGCTACATGGTGCAGAGCGTCTTCCTCGACGACGGCGCGCGGGCGCGGTATCGCGAGGCTGTGGCGGTGGTTGTTGGTGGGCTGTGA
- a CDS encoding helix-turn-helix domain-containing protein has product MDTERITENPWGLEPLLDVGEFAAYLGVPVSTVYDWRTRGLGPRAYRFGKHLKFALSDGADLDRAAARPRAASVGGRAVSR; this is encoded by the coding sequence ATGGACACCGAACGCATCACAGAGAACCCGTGGGGCCTGGAGCCCCTGCTCGACGTTGGCGAGTTCGCCGCTTACCTGGGCGTTCCCGTCTCGACGGTCTACGACTGGCGCACCCGCGGCCTCGGTCCGCGCGCGTATCGCTTCGGCAAGCATCTGAAGTTCGCGCTCTCGGACGGTGCGGATCTGGATCGAGCAGCAGCGCGCCCCCGAGCCGCCAGCGTCGGCGGACGGGCGGTGAGCCGATGA
- a CDS encoding tyrosine-type recombinase/integrase → MSIGTFGEIGHLVSPSGRVVARARYRDWDGKTRLVQSTGDTRKSAERALKAKFADRSLFQPSSSALTPDSPFPDLVAYWLEDLELEDQLSKRTLQLYERNMQTLVLPVFGNLTLREIGVTLCDHFLKQLAKQSYNRAKQARVVLRLALGLAVRHEVLPRNPMDHVSRLHRPACTPNALTPAEVNAIRTAIAYWEGGRSISGPKPDGQLGTIIEVMLGTSARIGEVLAIRRRDIDVTSPTPSIRITGTVVSHRGEPTKRQDRPKTAKSRRTVAIPSFTAEAVRRRLTRLEDTSLDALLFCSREGTPLTTNNVRRQLRHVLDLAGITGITPHMFRRTVATAINEQGGVELAAELLGHTDPKITIQHYIRRSEMVNPATAEMLDRVFSREE, encoded by the coding sequence TTGAGCATCGGTACCTTCGGGGAGATCGGCCACCTCGTGAGCCCCAGCGGACGGGTCGTCGCGCGTGCCCGCTACCGCGACTGGGATGGCAAGACGCGGCTTGTTCAGTCGACTGGGGATACACGGAAGTCCGCGGAGCGGGCGTTGAAGGCGAAGTTCGCCGACCGGAGCCTCTTCCAGCCGTCGTCCTCGGCGCTCACGCCGGATAGCCCGTTCCCGGACCTGGTCGCGTACTGGCTCGAGGATCTTGAGCTCGAAGACCAACTGTCGAAGCGAACCCTGCAGCTGTATGAGCGGAACATGCAGACGCTCGTCCTGCCGGTCTTCGGGAACCTGACCTTGCGGGAGATCGGCGTCACCCTTTGCGATCACTTCCTCAAGCAGCTCGCGAAGCAGAGCTACAACCGCGCCAAGCAGGCCCGCGTGGTCCTCCGACTCGCACTCGGTCTCGCCGTCAGACATGAGGTGCTGCCGCGGAACCCGATGGACCACGTCTCGCGACTGCACCGGCCGGCGTGCACTCCGAACGCGTTGACACCGGCGGAGGTGAACGCGATCCGCACGGCGATCGCGTACTGGGAGGGCGGACGCTCGATCTCCGGTCCCAAGCCCGACGGACAGCTCGGCACGATCATCGAGGTCATGCTCGGCACCTCCGCCCGCATCGGCGAAGTCCTCGCCATCCGCCGCCGCGACATCGACGTCACCAGCCCGACCCCTTCCATCCGGATCACCGGCACGGTCGTCAGTCACCGGGGTGAGCCGACCAAGCGGCAGGATCGCCCGAAGACAGCGAAGTCCAGGCGTACGGTAGCGATCCCCTCGTTCACCGCTGAAGCGGTACGACGCAGGCTGACCCGGTTGGAGGATACGTCACTAGACGCGTTGTTGTTCTGCAGCCGTGAGGGAACGCCGCTGACGACGAACAACGTGCGCCGTCAGCTCCGGCACGTGCTCGACCTTGCCGGCATCACCGGGATCACGCCGCACATGTTCCGCCGCACGGTCGCGACCGCGATCAACGAGCAGGGCGGCGTCGAACTCGCTGCCGAGTTGCTCGGGCACACGGACCCGAAGATCACGATCCAGCACTACATTCGCCGCAGCGAGATGGTGAACCCCGCGACCGCCGAGATGTTGGATCGTGTCTTCTCAAGGGAAGAATGA
- a CDS encoding recombinase family protein yields the protein MSSVAPAVSVDRMAHLLKPSPVLTWIRAASSPLSAVSYIRVSTVLQADRGGEREGFSIPAQHEANRKQAHGLGALISAEFVDRGQSGRSTNRPELQRMLTYLQEHPVDYVIVHKLDRLARPRADDIAITQAVHAAGARLISSTKGIDMTPNGTRSPVVSHNARQADLRGFEPLTFSLRTWPAYRYLAPLASHQPHSSRVADRGALTASIRALGWRRAPVVKGMNKTRPTI from the coding sequence ATGTCCTCAGTAGCCCCTGCTGTCAGCGTTGACAGAATGGCTCATCTTCTCAAACCTTCTCCCGTTTTAACTTGGATCCGCGCAGCGTCCTCGCCTCTTTCAGCCGTCTCGTATATCCGTGTCTCGACGGTTCTCCAAGCTGACCGTGGAGGCGAGCGAGAGGGTTTCTCTATCCCGGCCCAGCACGAGGCGAACAGAAAGCAAGCGCACGGACTGGGCGCTCTCATCTCCGCTGAGTTCGTTGATCGTGGTCAATCGGGCCGAAGCACGAACCGCCCAGAGCTCCAACGGATGCTCACCTATCTGCAGGAGCATCCCGTCGACTACGTCATCGTCCACAAGCTCGACCGGCTGGCCCGACCACGTGCCGACGACATCGCAATCACCCAGGCCGTTCATGCTGCGGGCGCCCGACTCATATCAAGTACCAAGGGCATCGACATGACTCCGAACGGCACACGATCACCGGTCGTTTCGCACAACGCGCGCCAGGCGGACCTAAGGGGATTCGAACCCCTGACCTTCTCACTGCGAACCTGGCCCGCCTATCGCTACCTGGCACCACTCGCCAGCCATCAGCCTCACTCGTCCCGAGTGGCGGATCGTGGCGCCCTCACCGCTTCCATCAGAGCTTTGGGGTGGCGGCGCGCACCTGTCGTGAAGGGCATGAACAAGACCCGCCCGACGATCTAA